AGGATCAGGGTGCTGTCGGCCGGGACGCCGAGGCGCTGCCGTACGGACTCGCGGCGGCCCTGAGCCGGGCGGACCAGGCAGTCGTTGCGCGGGCTGCCCGAGCGCAGCGAGGTGAAGCCGCAGGGGAAGGCGCGGTCCCAGACCAGTTCGGAGTGCGGGTTCGCGACCAGGCTGTAGTCCCAGCGGTCGGCCCGCAGCAGCATCTTCGGGACGCTGAAACCGCGCCGCGCGCCGGGGTACTTCAGCAGGTCCGCGCCCATCGACTTCACCGGGGTGCCCCGGTGCGTGTGGATGTGGACCGTGCCCTCGCGCTTGACCAGGTCGTTCGCCCAGTTGGCGTTGTTGATCAGGTAGGTGGCGCGGGCCGTGACCCGGCGGTAGGCGCGGCTGCCCGGCAGGACGTGCTCGACGCCCGGCGGCAGCGCGTCCACGTGGTCCTTGCCGACCACCCACACCGACCGGATGTGCGGGGCGAGTTCCTGGGCCTTGTGGTGGATCGCGGCCGGGTCGCCGAGGACACCCCGGTGCGAGAAGGCCGAGTACACCGCGAGGTTCGGGTCGAGCGCGCGGCGCAGGACCAGCCGCCTGTGCAGCGCGAGCAGCATCCTGCGCAGCCGGCGCCGCCAGACCCGCAGGCGCCTGCGCAGCCCGGCACGCTTCACCGAGGCGACCCGGTGCAGGGCGTGGAGGGCGTACGGGGCCCGGGCGAGCAGGGTGAACGACGTCCGCGGGACGTGCGCGCCGAGCCGGTGCCCGGCCGGCCGGTACGCGCGCAGGTCCCGGGCCGCCCGCCGGTGGAACTCGGGACGCGACGACGGCGGTACGCGGTCCGCCTGGCGCAGGATGAAGAGGTAGTGGTCCGCCATGTGGTCGTAGAGGAAACCGCGCCACCGCTCCAGCTCCGGCCGCTCCCCGAGGAACCGGAACAGCCGCTCGTACTGCGCGAACACCTCGAAGTGCTCCCGGCTGGGCGTGCGCATCGCGTTGCCCTGCCGACGCTGGCGGTAGTACACGCAGACCCGGTCGACGAGGGTGATCGTGCGGGCCGTCCACAGCGTCTGGTAGACGATCACCGCGTCCTCGTAGAAGCCGGTGGGGAAGGTGAAGCCGCCCTCGCGGAAGAAGTCGAGGCGGTACGCCTTGTTCCACACGACCGTGAACAGGTCGAGCAGTTCGGGGCGTTCGGCGACCGTGAACACCTCCGGGCCCGGCGCTCCGAACATCGCCGCGTCCCGGTTGCGCTTCACCGTGCCGTACCAGTGGGTGCGCGCGTAGTCGAACAGCACGATGTCCGGCCGGCCGGTGGCGTCGATGCGCTCGGCGATCGCCCGCAGCGTGCCGGGTGTGTAGCTGTCGTCGCTGTCCAGGAAGAGCAGGTACTCGCCGCGTGCCAGCTTCGCGCCGTGGTTGCGGGCCGGGCCGATACCGCCGTTGACGGGCAGGTGCACCGCCACGACCCGCTCGTCGCGGGCCGCGAACTCGTCGATGATCGCCGGGCTGCCGTCGGGGGATCGGTCGTCGACGACGATCAGCTCGAAGTCGCCGTACGACTGGCCGAGGACCGACTCCAGACAGGTGCGCAGGTAGCCCTGCACGTTGTGGACGGGCACGACGATGCTGAAGCGGGGCATGGCACTTCCAGGTCCGGGAACTTGCTGGGGCGCGGGAGCGGGCGAGGGCATCGAGGCGCCCATCAGTGCGCCGGCGTGCGGGGGCGTGCGACGACGGCGGCCGGTACGGGCAGGCGCTCCCGCAGGGGGATCCGGGCCGGCAGCTCCTCCTCGGGCCGGCCGAGCAGCACCCGCCGTACGACCCGCTCGGCGGCCTGTCCGTCGTCGAACTCGCAGAACCGCGCGCGGAAGGCGGACCGCAGGGCGGCGGACCGCTCGTCCGCCCACCGGCCCGACGTGAGGACCTGGATCAGCTCGTCCTGCGTACGGGCGACATGGCCGGGCGGCGCGGCGATCAGGTCGAAGTAGACGCCCCGGGTGTCCCGGTAGACGTCCCAGTCGTCGGCGTACGTGACGATCGGCCGGTCGAGGTTGGCGTAGTCGAACATGATCGACGAGTAGTCCGTGATCAGCGCGTCCGAGGCCAGGCAGACGTCCTCGGTGTCCCGCAGGGACGTCACGTCGATCAGCCGGCCGTCCGCCACCGCCTGCCGCAGACCGGCGTCGCCGTCGAGGAAGTAGTGCGCCCGCAGCAGCACCACGAACCCGTCGCCCAGCTCCGCGCAGAACCGCGCCAGGTCGAACTGCGCCGCCACGTCCCGCGGATAGTCCCGGTAGGTCGGCGCGTACAGCAGTGCCACCCGGTCCTCGGGGATGCCGAGGCGCTCACGGATCGCGGCGACCTCGCCGGGGGCCGCCGTGTAGAAGCGGTCGTTGCGCGGGTAGCCGTACTCCAGGTGGGTGAAGGCGCTCGGGTAGGCGCCCGACCAGACCTCCGTGGAGTGCGCGTTGGAGGACAGGCTGTAGTCCCAGCGGTCCACGCGCCGCATCAGCCTGCCGAAGCTGCCGGTGGCCGCCGCGACGGCCCGGTACTCGATCTGGTCGACGCCCATCCGCTTCAGCGGGGTCCCGTGGTGGGTCTGGACGTGCACGGTGCCGGGGCGCTTGACCACGGCGTGCTCGAAGTTGACGTTGTTGAAGGTGTACTTCGCCCGCGCCATCACCTCCCAGTACCGCCTGCTGCCGATCACCACGCTCTCCACGTCGTCCGGCATGTGCGGCAGTTCCTTCTCCTTCACCAGGAACACCGACCGGATGTGCGGGGCGAGTTCACGTGCCTTGCGGTGGATGGCCGCCGGGTTGCAGGCGTAGCCGCGCCCCCAGTAGGCGGCGAACACGGCCAGGTTCTCGTCCAGCGGCCTGCGCAGATACCACGCGTACGTCAGGGCGCGGCGTCTGCGCAGCGCCGAGCGGCTCGCGTACGCCCTCGCCCGCGCCGTCAGCCGGGCGAGGCCCGGCAGCGTCCGGAACGCCGTGTACGCGCCCCGCCGCAGCAGCCGCTCCCGCACGGTCGCGGCGCGGTGGCCCGCCGGGCGGTACCGGCGGTGCAGCCTGCCCGCGCGGCGGAGGAAGGCCCGGGAGCGGGGGGCGCGGGCCGCCACGTCGAGGACCTCGGCGAAGAGCTGGGTGAAGAGGGCGCGCGCCCGGTCCTCGGGGAGGCCCTGGGCGGCAGCCCGGTCCAGCACCAGCTCGACCTGGTCGAGGAGTTCGGGGGCGGGGGGTTCGGTTCGCGCGCCCGCCGCCGGGCCGCCGACCTGCCTGCGTTCGGGACGCCGTACGCACACCGTGCGCAGTACGGCGGTCGTGCCGGCCGCGAGCGCCACCAGACCGGACTGGCCGAGGTCCGCGTACGGGCCGCCGGGGAAGGTGAGCCCGTGATCGCGGAGGAAGGCGCGGCGGAGGACGGTGGCCCACACCGGCAGCCGTACGTCGGCCGGGTCCCGGTCCTCGAACAGCTCCGCGACCGGCTCGCCCTCCCACCACGGCACGCGCTCGTGGCCGAGGCGCAGGACGTCGATCCCGGCCTCGGCCCCGGTCCCGGACTCACGCAGCCGCGCGTCGATCCCGGCCAGCGACCCCGGCGTCAGCACGTCACCCGCGTCCAGGAGCAGCACGTAGGTCCCGGTGGCCGCCCGCAGTCCGGCCTCGCGGCCTCCGGTGACCGGGACGAGGCGGGAGTCCCGCTCGGCGTACTCGGCGACGAGGGCGCCCGCGGGCGCGTCCGGGTCCGGGCAGGCCACGATCAGCTCGAAGTCGGTGAAGGACTGGCCGAGCACCGGATCGAGGGTCGTGGGGAGCCGCCCCGCGACGTCGTGAACGGTGACGATGATGCTGAAGCGGGGCAAGGGGACATCCATGGGTCGGCTCGGGTCGGCTCGGTCGGGTCGGCTCGGGTGTACTGGCGGGGAACGGCCGATATGCGGGGGTCAGGGTGTGTCGACGGCGGGGACGGGGGCTCCGGGGGCCGCGACCGGGGTGAGGGCGGCGGCGGGGGTCCGGGAAGCCGCGGACGGTACCGGGCGGCGTTCGGACGGGGGGATCACCGCGGGCAGGCCGGCCGTCTCGCCGAGGACGACCCGGCGTACGACCCGCTCGGCGGCCCGCCCGTCGTCGTAGGGGCAGAACCGCTCCCGGAAGGCGGCCCGCAGCTGCGCGGAGCGCGAACCGCGCCAGTGGCCGGTGGCGAAGATGTCGATCAGCTCGTCCTCGGAGCGGGCGATCGCACCCGGCGGGAAGGCCCGCAGGTCGAAGTAGGTCCCGCGGGCGGCCTCGTACGCCTCGGGGTCGTCCGAGAGGATCACGATCGGCCGGTCGAGGCCCGCGTAGTCGAACATCAGCGACGAGTAGTCCGTGACCAGCGCGTCCGAGGCGAGGCAGAGCGACTCGACGCTCGGATGGTCGCTCACGTCGATCAGCCGGCCGTCGCTCCGGGCCAGCGGGGCCCCGTACGAGGGGTGCGCGCGGGTCAGCAGGACGAACCGCGGGCCGAGCCGGCGCAGCACCCGCTCCAGGTCGAGCGCGGTGCGCTGGGTGCGGCGGTAGTCGCGGTGCGTCGGCGCGTACAGGACGGCGACCGTGCCCTGCGGGATGCCGAGCGACTCGCGCAGCCGGGCCACCTCCGCCGAAGTGGCCCTCTGGAAGACGTCGTTACGGGGCTGGCCGTACTCCAGCATCGTGTACGCGGCCGGGAAGACGCGCTCCCAGACGAGCGTGGAGTGGCGGTTGCCGGACAGGCAGTAGTCCCACCGGTCGGCGTCGCGCAGCATCTCGGCGAAGTCGGTGCCCCGCGCCGCCGCCGGCCGCTCCTGGAGGTCCAGGCCCATGTGCTTGAGCGGCGTGCCGGCCTGTGTCTGGATCAGGATCTGGCCCGACCGCTTGACCAGCCCGCGGTCGAAACCGGCGTTGCCGACGACGTACTTGGACCGGGCCAGCGCCGTCCAGTACGCGGCGGACCCCGGCGTCAGCCGGCGCGTCCCCGTCGGGATCGTGTGGTGGAAGCCCGGACCCGCGACCCACGCGGTGCGCATCCCCGGGGCGTGCGTGCGGAACGCGGCCTCCAGCGCCCCCGGATTGCAGCCGTGGCCGCGCCCGCCCCGGCCCGCGAACACGGCGAGGTCGGCCCGCACGGGCAGCAGGCGCTGGACGCCGTAGTGCAGCCGCAGCGCGGCCGTCCGGACCCCGCGGGCCAGCGCCCCGGCGAGCCGCGCGGCACGCCGCTTCAGCCGCGTCGCCGTCCACAGGGCGCGGTAGGTGCGATGGCTGCCGAAGCGCACGAGGGTGTGCCGCAGCCGGTTGCCGGGCGGGACACCGGCGTCGCGTACGCGATAGCGGGCGTAGTGGGCGCGCGCCTTGCGCAGGAACGCGGCGCGCGAACCCCGCGGCAGCCGGTCGCGCTTGAGGAACACGGCCGACAGATGGTCGACCATCCGCCGGAACAGGACCGGCCGCCAGCGCGCCAGCTCGGGGTGCGCGTCGAGGTGGGCGAAGACCCGGTCGTACTGGTCGAAGATGTCGAAGTGCCTGGCGCTCGTCGTGCCGAGGATGTTCCCCTGCCGCCGCTGCCGGTAGTGGACACAGACCCGGTCGAGCGTCGCGATGGTCTGGGCGGCCATCAGGACCGGGTACGTCCAGGGCGTGTCCTCGTAGTAGCCGGGCGGGAACGCGAACTGCTCCCGCTCGACGAACTCCCGGCGGTACGCCTTGTTCCACACGACCATGAGGACGTCCAGCAGCCCCGGCCGGTCGTCGAGGGAGAACGGCGCCGGGCCCTCCTCGTGGAGCTGCCCCGCCCGTACGTTGCGGACCGTCTCGCCCGACCAGAAGGTGCGCGCGTAGTCGTAGACCAGGACGTCCGGATCGCCGGTCTCCTTGATGCGGTCGGCGATGTCCCGCAGCGCGTGCGGGGTGAGGGTGTCGTCGCCGTCCAGGAAGATCAGATAGTCGCCGGTCGCGGCCCGCATCCCCGCGTTGCGGGCCCGGCCGAGGCCCACGTTCTCCTTGAGGTGGACCGCCCTCACCCGCGCGTCACGGGCCGCGAACTCGTCCGCGATCGCCCCGCAGGCATCCGGTGAACAGTCGTCGACAGCGATCAACTCCAGGTCGCTGAACGACTGTTCCAGGACCGATGCCATGCACTCGTGCAGATACGCCTGGACCTGGTACGCGGGGACGATGACACTGAACCGGGGCAAGGGACATCCATGGGTCGGCGCGGCCATATTGCCCGGCAACGGCCGAAGGGGTTACGGGGTTACGCCGAATGCGGCATGTGGGGGACCCCCCGGGCGACGCGAAGGGGCGGACCGTCACCGGCCCGCCCCTCAACTCGCTTGCTGCGACGCCTACTTCACGGCGCCCGCCATGACGCCCGACACGAACTGCCGCTGGAACGCGAAGAACACGGCCAGCGGGATCACCATCGAGATGAACGCGCCCGGTGCGAGCGTCTCGATGTTGCCGGAGAACTGCCGGGTCTGCTCGGTCAGCGCCACCGTCAGCGGCCGGGAACCGGAGTCCGAGAAGATCAGCGCCACCAGCATGTCGTTCCACACCCACAGGAACTGGAAGATGCCCAGCGAGGCGATCGCGGGAGCGCCGAGCGGCATGATCACCGTCGCGAACAGCCGGGCCTCGCCCGCCCCGTCGAGCCGTGCCGCCTCCAGGAGTTCCCGGGGGATCTCCGCGAAGAAGTTGCGCAGCAGGAAGATCGCGAACGGCAGGCCGAAGCCCACGTGGAAGAGGACCACGCCGATGACGCTGCCGAAGATCCCCAGGTCGCCGAAGAGGTCGGCCAGCGGGATCAGGGCGATCTGGATGGGCACCACCAGCAGCGCCACCACGGCCACGAACCACCAGTCGCGGCCCTTGAAGTCCATCCAGGCGAAGGCGTACCCGGCCATCGCGCCGATCACGACGACCAGGACGGTGGCCGGCACCGTGATGTACACCGTGTTCAGCAGGGAGTCGGTGATCTCCTCCTTGCCGAGCAGCGTCGAGTAGCTCTCGGTGGTGAGCTGGGACGGCTTGCTGAAGACCTCCCACCAGCCGGAGGCGGCGATGTCGGTCGGGTCCCGGAACGACGACGCGAGCAGCCCCACCGTCGGTGTCACCCACAGCAGCGCGACCAGGATCAGGAAGACCCGCATCGCACCGCCGCCCGCGGTGCTCGCGAGCCGGGAGGCCACCGAACGCCTCGGCGGACCGGAGGCGTCCAGGGCCACGGACGGGTCCCCGGAGCTCCCGGGGCCCCCGGCGTCCCCGGAATCCCCGGGTCCCTTCAGAGGTACGGAGGATGTGGTCACCGTCGACGCTCCTTCCGCAGCCGGCGGATATTGACGATCATCACCGGCATCACGAGCAGCAGCAGGACGATGCCGATCGCACTGCCGAGCCCCTGGTTGTTGCCGCCGCCGAAGGACGCGTTGACCAGTTGCAGGGCCAGCACGTTGGCCTCGTCCTTGCTGGGCTGCGGGGCGATGATGAAGACCAGGTCGAAGATCTTCATCACGTTGATCATCAGGGTGATCAGGACGACGACGAGGACCGGCGCGAGCAGCGGGACCGTGACCCGGCGGAACACCTGCCACTCGTTGGCCCCGTCGACCCGGGCCGCCTCCAGCAGATTGCGGTCCACCCCGGCCAGCCCCGCCGCGATGAGCACCATCGCGAAACCCGCCCACATCCAGGCGTACGAACCGATGATGGCCGGCGTGACCAGGCTCGGGCCCAGCCAGTCGACGCCGTTGTAGGGCTCGGCGAAGTTCGAGGACGGCAGCCGCAGTTGCGCGCCCGCGGCGGACGCCGGCAGCGTGAACGTACCGTCGTCGCCGGCCTTCGCCGAGGCCACCACCTTGCCGTCCTTGACCGCCTCGACCTTGATGCCCGGCAGCGCCTTCTCGCCCGGATCGACGGCGCCCTTCGTACCGCCGCCGCCCAGCTTGAAGTCCAGCCAGACCGTGCCGGACACCCCGTCGCCCGAGGTCTTCGCGGCCTTGGCGTCCCCGGGACCGCCCGGCACCTTGTCGGGCGCGATACCCACCAGCGGCACCAGGACCGGCGACCCCGCGGCCACCGTGCCCGTCGAGGTGAACCCACCCCCGCCGGACGCCTTGAGGTCGCTCTCGGTGGACGGGCGCGCCTTCGGATAGACCGACGACTCGGCGAACGTGTCGTGCACGCCCACCAGCACGGCGTTCGCCACGCCCTGGTTGGGGTCCGCCTCGTACACGAGCCGGAAGATGATGCCCGCGGCGAGCATGGAGATCGCCATCGGCATGAAGATGACGAGCTTGAACGCCGTCGACCAGCGCACCCGCTCGGTCAGCACGGCGAAGATCAGACCGAGCCCGGTCACCAGCGCCGGGGCGACCGCGACCCAGATCGCGGTGTTCTTGACCGCCGTGAACGTGGCGTCGTCACGGAACAGGTCCCCGTAGTTGCCGAGACCCACGAAGCCCGAACCGTCGGCGTCGTACAGACTGCGCCAGACCGAGTACCCGATCGGGTAGACCACGAGCGCGCCGAGCAGCACGACCGCCGGCAGCAGGAACAGCCCCGCCACCCACCACCGCGTACCGAGCACACTCTTGCGTTTGCCGACGGGGGGCACCGGGTTCGCCGGGCCCCCCGCCGTCGCGAGTTGCGACGACATCGGCGGCCGTCAGCCCTTGTAGGCCTTGGCGGCGGCCGTCTCCAGCTGTTTCTGCGCACCCGCGACGTCCGAAGGCGTCTTCAGGAAGTCCTGCAGCGCCTTCCACTCGCCCGTGCCCTCGGTACCGCCGAAGGCGGCCGGCGCCTGGTCGGACATGTCGAAGCGGAAGGAGTCGCCCGCCTTCAGCAGGGCCTTGCCGATGTCCCGCGCCACGTCGTCCTTGTACTTGTCCGCGTTCATCTCCCGGTTGGGGGAGATGAAGCCGCCCTGCGCCGCCCAGATCTCGGCCGCGTCGGTGGAGGCCAGGAAGGTCAGCAGGGCCTGCGAGCCCTTGTCGTCCTTCAGCGCGACCGCCACGTCACCGCCGCTGACCACCGGCGACGCGTCGCCGACCGCCGGGAACGGGAACACCTTGGCGTCCGTGCCGATCTCGGCCTTCGTGTCGGCGTTGATGTTCGCCGCGACGAAGTCGCCCTCGAAGACCATCCCCGCCGGGGTGTCACCGGAGAAGGTGTTCGTCACCGACTTCGGGAACTCGGTGCGCAGCGCGCCCGCGTTACCGCCCGCGATCAGGTCGTTCTTGCCCCACAGCTGGGCCAGCGTGGTCAGAGCCTCCTTGACCGACGGATCCGTCCACTTGATCTCGTGCTTGGCCAGCTGGTCGTACTTCTCCGGGCCCGCCTGCGAGAGGTAGACGTTCTCGAACCAGTCGGTGAGGGTCCAGCCGTCCTGTCCGCTGATGGACACCGCGGGCGAACCCGCGTCCGACAGGGTCTGCGCGGTCTGCAGGAACTCGTCCCAGCTCTTGGGCTCCTCGGAGATGCCCGCCGCCTCGAATGCCGCCGTGTTGTACCAGACCAGCGACTTGTTGGCGGCCTTCGCGTAGACGCCGTACTGCTTGCCCTCGTACGCGCCGAGGTCCTGCCAGCCCTTGGAGAAGTTCTTGTCGAGCTGCGCCTTCGCCTCGGCGCCCATCGGCTTGACCCAGCCCTTCTGGGCGAACTGGTGGAGCACACCGACCTGCGGGAGGAACGCCACGTTCGGCGGCTTGCCACCCTCGATCTTCGTGCCGAGGAACGTGGAGGTGTTGTTGCCGGTCGGTACGTAACTGACCTCGGCGCCCGTCCGCTTCTCGAACTCGTCCAGGACCGCGGTGAAGTTGTCCTGCTCGGGCCCGGTCCACACGGCCGCGACCTCAAGCTTCTGGCCGTCGAGCTTGGGGAGTTGAACGCTGGAAGCGGCGCTGCTGCCGTTGTCGCCGCCGTCGTCCTTCTTGTCGTCGTCACCGCCGCATGCCGTGAGCGTGAGTGCCATCGCCCCCGCGACGACGGCCGCCGCGGCCTTCGCGGCTCCGCTCCTCCTGTGCGACCTGCTGATCCGAAGAGTGCTGCTGCGCATGGTGTGCCCCGTTCTCCGTCGAACGTCCGAGGTCCTGCCCGTGCGCTCTTGGTCTACGCCCGTCCGCTCGGCGTCGGCAAGGGCGCCTGCGCTGTCAAGGGGGTGATCGTGACCGCGTCGTGACGGTGTGGGCGGTTCCCACCACGGGGCTCCGCCCCGGACCCCCGGCCGCGTCGCCGGGTGCGGCCGGGCGGAGCCCGGGTGCGCAGTTCCCCGCGCCCCTGGGCCCCTCGGGGTGGGCGTGAGTTGCGAGTGCGGCCCGGGCAGGGCTGGAGTGCGCGGTTCCTCGCGCCCCTGGGGGGTCAGCCCGTCCGGCGTTTGAGGACGAGCGCGTTCAGCGCGATGAGGGGGGCTGGGGGCGCAGCCCCCAGGGAAAGGGGTGGCTACAGAAGCGAGGGGACCTCTGCCGCCGAGACCGAGCGCGACGCCCGGTCCAGCGCGCTGGCCAGGAGCGCCAGGTCCGTCGGCCCGTTGCCCAGTTCACGCACGGGCCGCCGCGCGGGCGGATCCCCCATCCGCGCCCACTCGAGCGGCACGACCGTCGGCCGCAGCGTCGCCGTACGGGGAATGCGCCCCGTGACCCGCCCGCCCTGGAACGGCACGGACCGCCCGCCCGGCCCCGCCGCCCGGAGCCTGCCCCGCCCCGGAGACGGCTCCTCCGCCCCCACCCCCGGCGCTTCGAGCACCACCCGCAGTCCGGCCCGCCGCGCCAGCTCCGTCTCGTCCGTACGGACCCCGCCCCCGGTGGCCGCCACCAGGTGCACCCCGAGCCGCTCACCGTCGCGGGCCACCCCTTCCAGGGCCCGTACGACGGACCCGGCCGCCGGGCGCCCGGGGGACCCCAGCGCGGGGGACAGCAGTGCGTCCAGGTCGTCGACGACCACGACGAGCCGCGGCAGCGGGGGCCCCGCGTCCGGCCGGGGCCGAGCCGCGGCGGGCCGCAGCCGCAGCGTCGAACCGGACATCGTGTCGATGTCCCCGGCACCGGCTGCGCCGGCTCCACCGGATGAACCGGACGGCCCGGCCGCCCCGGACGCGGAACCCGCAGACCGCTGCGCCACGACCCGCCCCGGCCCCTCCCGCCCGGCGTGCCACTCCGTGAAGTCGAGGCGCCCGAGCAACTCGGCCCGCCGCTTCAGCTCGGCGGACAGGGACTGCGCGAACTCCCGCATACGTACGGGATCGTGGGCGCCCAGATGCGTCGTGACATGAGGCAGATCCGTACACACCTGCAGCCCGTCCCCGCGCCCCGCCGAACCACCGGAACCCGTGCCGTCCCGCCCGTCGACCAGCACGATCCCCAGCCGGTCGGGCCGCTCCGCGGCGGCGAGCGACGCGGCGAGCGAACGCAGCAGCTCCGTACGCCCGCTGCCCGAGGGCCCCTCGATCAGCAGATGCGGGCCCTCGCCCACGAGATCCACGCAGACGGGGCCGCGCGGCCCGGCGCCGAGCACGGCCGTGGCCCGGCCCCCGACCGCCTCCGGGTCGTCGGCCGCGTCCGCCCAACGCGCCATCAGGGACGCCGGGGTCGCCCGCGCCAGCCCCAACTCGTCCAGCAGCCGTGCCGCCTGCGGCAGCGGCGCGGACACGCGGGTGTGCCGCTCACCGGCCCCGCCCTCCGCGCGCAACGGCGCAAGTGCCCGGGCGAAGCGCTCGGCCCACGCCATGGAGACGGCGTCCACCGCGGCGACCGTGCCATGTCCGACCGGCCCGCCGGAGGAAGCCGGAGAGCCCGACGAGCCGTGGGTCTGGGTCGCGGGCGCCACGCGCAGCAGCCGCAGGGCCGTCGCCACGTCACCGCTGAGCAGCGCGACAGCCCCGCACTCGCGGAACGCGGGCGACACCGCGCAGGCCTCCTCGTACGTGTCGATCACGGGCGAGGAGGGTGACGCGGCCGGTGTCTCGGCGAGGCAGATGACATGGATGCCCACCTGGGGCCCCTCGGCCGCGAGCCGTGACACCGCTTCCCGCACACCGGCCGACCCGGGGTCTCCGTCCACCACGACGACGGTGCGGGGACCGGACCACCCGGCCTGGGACGGGTCGTCCGGCCGCGCCCAGGAAGGCCGTCCGGACCTTCCCCGCGGCTCGCCGCCCTGGGTGCCGCTGCGGGGGAGTCCGAGGTGGGTGGCGTGGGCGTCGCGGGCGAGGGGACGGCTTCCGGGGGCGGGCGCGCCGGA
This sequence is a window from Streptomyces ortus. Protein-coding genes within it:
- a CDS encoding carbohydrate ABC transporter permease produces the protein MRVFLILVALLWVTPTVGLLASSFRDPTDIAASGWWEVFSKPSQLTTESYSTLLGKEEITDSLLNTVYITVPATVLVVVIGAMAGYAFAWMDFKGRDWWFVAVVALLVVPIQIALIPLADLFGDLGIFGSVIGVVLFHVGFGLPFAIFLLRNFFAEIPRELLEAARLDGAGEARLFATVIMPLGAPAIASLGIFQFLWVWNDMLVALIFSDSGSRPLTVALTEQTRQFSGNIETLAPGAFISMVIPLAVFFAFQRQFVSGVMAGAVK
- a CDS encoding bifunctional glycosyltransferase/CDP-glycerol:glycerophosphate glycerophosphotransferase — translated: MPRFSVIVPAYQVQAYLHECMASVLEQSFSDLELIAVDDCSPDACGAIADEFAARDARVRAVHLKENVGLGRARNAGMRAATGDYLIFLDGDDTLTPHALRDIADRIKETGDPDVLVYDYARTFWSGETVRNVRAGQLHEEGPAPFSLDDRPGLLDVLMVVWNKAYRREFVEREQFAFPPGYYEDTPWTYPVLMAAQTIATLDRVCVHYRQRRQGNILGTTSARHFDIFDQYDRVFAHLDAHPELARWRPVLFRRMVDHLSAVFLKRDRLPRGSRAAFLRKARAHYARYRVRDAGVPPGNRLRHTLVRFGSHRTYRALWTATRLKRRAARLAGALARGVRTAALRLHYGVQRLLPVRADLAVFAGRGGRGHGCNPGALEAAFRTHAPGMRTAWVAGPGFHHTIPTGTRRLTPGSAAYWTALARSKYVVGNAGFDRGLVKRSGQILIQTQAGTPLKHMGLDLQERPAAARGTDFAEMLRDADRWDYCLSGNRHSTLVWERVFPAAYTMLEYGQPRNDVFQRATSAEVARLRESLGIPQGTVAVLYAPTHRDYRRTQRTALDLERVLRRLGPRFVLLTRAHPSYGAPLARSDGRLIDVSDHPSVESLCLASDALVTDYSSLMFDYAGLDRPIVILSDDPEAYEAARGTYFDLRAFPPGAIARSEDELIDIFATGHWRGSRSAQLRAAFRERFCPYDDGRAAERVVRRVVLGETAGLPAVIPPSERRPVPSAASRTPAAALTPVAAPGAPVPAVDTP
- a CDS encoding bifunctional glycosyltransferase/CDP-glycerol:glycerophosphate glycerophosphotransferase, translated to MPRFSIVVPVHNVQGYLRTCLESVLGQSYGDFELIVVDDRSPDGSPAIIDEFAARDERVVAVHLPVNGGIGPARNHGAKLARGEYLLFLDSDDSYTPGTLRAIAERIDATGRPDIVLFDYARTHWYGTVKRNRDAAMFGAPGPEVFTVAERPELLDLFTVVWNKAYRLDFFREGGFTFPTGFYEDAVIVYQTLWTARTITLVDRVCVYYRQRRQGNAMRTPSREHFEVFAQYERLFRFLGERPELERWRGFLYDHMADHYLFILRQADRVPPSSRPEFHRRAARDLRAYRPAGHRLGAHVPRTSFTLLARAPYALHALHRVASVKRAGLRRRLRVWRRRLRRMLLALHRRLVLRRALDPNLAVYSAFSHRGVLGDPAAIHHKAQELAPHIRSVWVVGKDHVDALPPGVEHVLPGSRAYRRVTARATYLINNANWANDLVKREGTVHIHTHRGTPVKSMGADLLKYPGARRGFSVPKMLLRADRWDYSLVANPHSELVWDRAFPCGFTSLRSGSPRNDCLVRPAQGRRESVRQRLGVPADSTLILYAPTNRDHRQGGYAPDCDLERLIAGLPGDHVLAVRLHPSLAQHHERGLGLRDLAARGLLLDVTDEPHVEDLLLASDALITDYSSLMFDYAHLDRPIVLHTYDLDTYLAARGTYVDVTERPPGHVTRDEDELARLFASGAWRDEESTRLRTAFRSRFRGYDDGRAAERVVRTLMLGEDLAVPVVPAPASGAPSDALTRS
- a CDS encoding carbohydrate ABC transporter permease, with product MSSQLATAGGPANPVPPVGKRKSVLGTRWWVAGLFLLPAVVLLGALVVYPIGYSVWRSLYDADGSGFVGLGNYGDLFRDDATFTAVKNTAIWVAVAPALVTGLGLIFAVLTERVRWSTAFKLVIFMPMAISMLAAGIIFRLVYEADPNQGVANAVLVGVHDTFAESSVYPKARPSTESDLKASGGGGFTSTGTVAAGSPVLVPLVGIAPDKVPGGPGDAKAAKTSGDGVSGTVWLDFKLGGGGTKGAVDPGEKALPGIKVEAVKDGKVVASAKAGDDGTFTLPASAAGAQLRLPSSNFAEPYNGVDWLGPSLVTPAIIGSYAWMWAGFAMVLIAAGLAGVDRNLLEAARVDGANEWQVFRRVTVPLLAPVLVVVLITLMINVMKIFDLVFIIAPQPSKDEANVLALQLVNASFGGGNNQGLGSAIGIVLLLLVMPVMIVNIRRLRKERRR
- a CDS encoding bifunctional glycosyltransferase/CDP-glycerol:glycerophosphate glycerophosphotransferase yields the protein MPRFSIIVTVHDVAGRLPTTLDPVLGQSFTDFELIVACPDPDAPAGALVAEYAERDSRLVPVTGGREAGLRAATGTYVLLLDAGDVLTPGSLAGIDARLRESGTGAEAGIDVLRLGHERVPWWEGEPVAELFEDRDPADVRLPVWATVLRRAFLRDHGLTFPGGPYADLGQSGLVALAAGTTAVLRTVCVRRPERRQVGGPAAGARTEPPAPELLDQVELVLDRAAAQGLPEDRARALFTQLFAEVLDVAARAPRSRAFLRRAGRLHRRYRPAGHRAATVRERLLRRGAYTAFRTLPGLARLTARARAYASRSALRRRRALTYAWYLRRPLDENLAVFAAYWGRGYACNPAAIHRKARELAPHIRSVFLVKEKELPHMPDDVESVVIGSRRYWEVMARAKYTFNNVNFEHAVVKRPGTVHVQTHHGTPLKRMGVDQIEYRAVAAATGSFGRLMRRVDRWDYSLSSNAHSTEVWSGAYPSAFTHLEYGYPRNDRFYTAAPGEVAAIRERLGIPEDRVALLYAPTYRDYPRDVAAQFDLARFCAELGDGFVVLLRAHYFLDGDAGLRQAVADGRLIDVTSLRDTEDVCLASDALITDYSSIMFDYANLDRPIVTYADDWDVYRDTRGVYFDLIAAPPGHVARTQDELIQVLTSGRWADERSAALRSAFRARFCEFDDGQAAERVVRRVLLGRPEEELPARIPLRERLPVPAAVVARPRTPAH